Proteins encoded together in one Sceloporus undulatus isolate JIND9_A2432 ecotype Alabama chromosome 4, SceUnd_v1.1, whole genome shotgun sequence window:
- the LYRM4 gene encoding LYR motif-containing protein 4 isoform X2: protein MSKGDLIAKQTYAIRRIKDAFRENKNIKDSTEIETLVNKAKTNLEIIRRQDGSPAVLQMSLDYNFHQHNH, encoded by the exons ATGTCCAAGGGCGACCTTATTGCCAAACA GACCTATGCCATCAGAAGAATAAAAGATGCcttcagagaaaacaaaaatattaaggATTCAACGGAAATAGAAACACTAGTTAACAAAGCAAAAACTAATCTGGAAATAATACGTCGACAG GATGGAAGTCCTGCAGTCCTTCAGATgtcactggactacaacttccatcagcatAACCACTGA
- the LYRM4 gene encoding LYR motif-containing protein 4 isoform X1, translating into MSKGDLIAKQTYAIRRIKDAFRENKNIKDSTEIETLVNKAKTNLEIIRRQVWSFISIYIKDGSPAVLQMSLDYNFHQHNH; encoded by the exons ATGTCCAAGGGCGACCTTATTGCCAAACA GACCTATGCCATCAGAAGAATAAAAGATGCcttcagagaaaacaaaaatattaaggATTCAACGGAAATAGAAACACTAGTTAACAAAGCAAAAACTAATCTGGAAATAATACGTCGACAG GTTTGGTCTTTTATCTCCATTTACATCAAGGATGGAAGTCCTGCAGTCCTTCAGATgtcactggactacaacttccatcagcatAACCACTGA